One genomic window of Cupriavidus sp. P-10 includes the following:
- a CDS encoding site-specific integrase, translating to MGYFLEHLRKCGQTWRSMTLVDIDTFLVDCSHRYARTTTADIAGSIRSFARFLIATARSRRNLADSVIAPVQPKYERPRRALPWEDVQRLLHAVSRSNPCGLRDYAILLMMSTYGFGAGEVIGLRLDDINWSAATFRVIRPKTGTAFTLPLLPAVARALALYLRDGRPPHATTRYLFLQCKLPFAPLSCASAVRHIVVKHATVAGLTATYLGSHVLRHSNASRQIDLGADPRVVSDILGHRDPDSISAYVRIATESLRDVSLPVPS from the coding sequence ATGGGCTATTTTCTGGAGCATCTTCGCAAGTGCGGTCAGACGTGGCGCTCCATGACTCTGGTTGATATCGATACGTTTCTCGTTGACTGCAGTCATCGATACGCCCGTACCACGACGGCCGACATCGCTGGCAGCATCCGGTCTTTCGCGCGCTTTCTGATTGCCACCGCTCGCAGCCGGCGCAATCTCGCCGATTCAGTAATAGCGCCCGTACAGCCAAAGTATGAGCGTCCACGTCGGGCGCTGCCGTGGGAGGATGTGCAGCGGTTGCTCCATGCCGTTAGCCGGTCAAATCCGTGTGGTCTGCGCGACTACGCGATACTGCTAATGATGAGCACCTATGGCTTCGGCGCCGGCGAAGTGATCGGGCTGCGACTTGACGATATCAACTGGAGCGCCGCCACGTTTCGGGTGATTCGACCGAAGACCGGAACGGCCTTCACGTTACCGCTGCTGCCGGCCGTCGCGAGGGCACTGGCTCTCTATCTTCGCGACGGAAGACCACCACACGCAACGACCCGCTATCTATTTCTTCAGTGCAAGTTGCCATTCGCCCCTCTGAGTTGCGCGTCCGCTGTCAGGCACATCGTGGTCAAGCATGCCACCGTGGCCGGCTTGACAGCTACTTACCTCGGCAGCCACGTGCTGCGTCACTCCAACGCATCACGTCAAATTGACCTTGGTGCGGACCCGCGGGTAGTCTCCGATATTCTTGGCCATCGCGACCCGGATTCCATTTCTGCATACGTACGCATTGCAACGGAGTCGTTGCGGGACGTTTCACTGCCGGTGCCATCATGA
- a CDS encoding ISL3 family transposase produces the protein MAPRDCMAQLGCWEGYRLRDSWEETRNGQRFCIIRLEPKARRRRCCDGCGRGVSSIHDRVERRVRDLPVFEIPVELVVPRLRLACRRCGPKLERLDWLAPYARVTTRLAASVARLCKVMSLRHVAGFYRLAWTTVKRIDLRHLERELGPVDLSGVTVIAMDEFAIQKGHRYATVIVEPSSKRVLWVGRGRSREEIRPFFKLLGPEGCARLRAAVMDMNTAYDLEVRMHCPQAEVVYDLFHVVAKYGREVIDRVRVDEANRLRGDKTARKVVKSSRWLLLRNRENVTREADQIRLEEILAANKALMTVYVLKDDLKTLWAYRHPGYARRFWHEWYGRAMASGIAPLCLFAKRLKPYLPGILAHSRWPLGTNLVEGINNRIKVIKRMAYGFRDDYYFFLKIRAAFPGNR, from the coding sequence TTGGCCCCACGCGATTGTATGGCCCAGCTCGGCTGCTGGGAAGGCTATCGCTTACGCGATAGCTGGGAGGAGACCCGTAATGGGCAGCGTTTTTGCATCATCCGGCTGGAACCCAAGGCACGTCGGAGGCGGTGCTGCGATGGCTGTGGTCGAGGTGTTAGCAGTATCCACGACCGAGTGGAGCGGCGCGTGCGGGATCTTCCGGTGTTCGAGATTCCGGTAGAGCTGGTCGTGCCGCGGCTTCGTCTAGCTTGCCGGCGATGTGGCCCGAAGCTGGAGCGCCTGGACTGGCTCGCGCCCTATGCGCGGGTCACGACGCGGTTAGCGGCCAGCGTAGCGCGACTATGCAAGGTTATGTCGTTGCGCCATGTCGCGGGCTTCTACCGGTTGGCCTGGACCACGGTCAAGCGCATCGATCTGCGCCATCTCGAGCGGGAATTGGGGCCGGTCGATCTGAGCGGGGTCACGGTGATCGCGATGGACGAGTTTGCGATCCAGAAGGGCCATCGCTATGCCACAGTCATCGTCGAGCCGTCGAGCAAGCGGGTACTCTGGGTCGGGCGCGGTCGCTCCCGAGAGGAAATCCGGCCCTTCTTCAAGCTGCTTGGCCCTGAAGGCTGTGCCCGGCTTCGCGCCGCGGTGATGGACATGAATACCGCCTACGACCTTGAAGTGCGGATGCACTGCCCGCAAGCGGAGGTTGTCTATGACCTGTTCCACGTGGTGGCCAAGTACGGCCGTGAGGTCATCGACCGCGTCAGGGTGGATGAGGCTAATCGGCTGCGCGGCGACAAGACCGCCCGTAAGGTGGTCAAGTCATCTCGCTGGTTGCTGCTGCGCAATCGGGAGAACGTCACGCGTGAGGCCGATCAGATCCGGCTTGAGGAAATACTGGCGGCCAACAAGGCGCTGATGACCGTCTACGTGCTCAAGGACGACCTCAAGACGCTTTGGGCATATCGGCATCCCGGCTACGCCAGGCGCTTCTGGCATGAGTGGTACGGCCGAGCCATGGCCAGCGGCATCGCCCCACTATGTCTCTTCGCCAAACGGCTCAAGCCATACCTGCCAGGCATCCTCGCCCACAGCCGCTGGCCACTGGGGACCAATCTGGTGGAAGGCATCAACAACCGGATCAAGGTCATCAAACGCATGGCCTACGGCTTCCGCGATGACTATTACTTCTTCCTGAAAATCCGGGCAGCCTTCCCCGGAAATCGGTGA
- the tnpB gene encoding IS66 family insertion sequence element accessory protein TnpB (TnpB, as the term is used for proteins encoded by IS66 family insertion elements, is considered an accessory protein, since TnpC, encoded by a neighboring gene, is a DDE family transposase.), whose amino-acid sequence MFRFGSDVQVYLHRNAVDFRLGINGLVALVEQSMQLDPFARAVYAFHNRRRNRVKLLLWDRNGFWLLLKRLEEDRFAWPRRQQMVVELTTEQLHWLLDGIDVDAVKRHPSRQYQHTA is encoded by the coding sequence ATGTTCCGATTCGGCTCTGACGTACAGGTCTACCTTCACCGCAATGCGGTGGATTTCCGCCTCGGGATCAATGGGTTGGTTGCGCTGGTCGAGCAGTCGATGCAGCTTGATCCCTTTGCCCGCGCCGTCTATGCCTTCCATAACCGTCGGCGCAACCGCGTCAAGCTGTTGCTGTGGGACCGCAACGGGTTCTGGTTGCTACTCAAGCGCCTGGAGGAAGACCGCTTCGCGTGGCCACGGCGTCAGCAGATGGTGGTCGAGCTAACAACCGAGCAGTTGCACTGGCTGCTGGACGGTATCGATGTGGACGCAGTGAAGCGCCATCCGTCACGCCAATATCAGCATACGGCTTGA
- a CDS encoding HipA domain-containing protein yields MGRKSHTRALSVWANGLRVGTWRMAPHRPMELQYDAEWVASQAGRPLSLSLPFGIDNAPLRGDNVQNYFDNLLPDSDPIRRRLATKYHTGSTDAFDLLEAIGRDCVGAVQLLEEDDVPQNVQCIDGTPQAEADIETLLNHAITSTGPANFSEEEDFRISIAGAQEKTALLFHEGQWLLPHGATPTTHILKLPIGLVGGRNADFTTSVENEWLCMQLFKELGLPTADCEIQTFGKHTVLVVSRFDRQMHSSGKWIMRLPQEDFCQAFGVPSHLKYENVGGPSMIDIASTLRQSETAEEDLRTFFTAQVLFWMFAATDGHAKNFSIHLLPGGRYKLTPLYDIMTVWPIIGDGPNQVPYQKARLAMAVASKNRHYHLNDIKRRHFNAMAPKCFYGQSAEPLLRELLAQVPTAVANVADRLPPNFPAAVADRLFEGIRGSLETLEKEAA; encoded by the coding sequence ATGGGAAGAAAATCGCACACACGAGCTTTGTCGGTCTGGGCCAACGGCCTACGCGTCGGCACTTGGCGAATGGCCCCACACCGGCCAATGGAACTCCAATATGACGCGGAGTGGGTCGCCTCGCAGGCCGGGCGACCACTGTCCCTTTCACTACCGTTTGGAATTGATAACGCTCCGCTCCGAGGCGACAACGTCCAGAATTACTTCGACAACCTGCTGCCCGACAGTGACCCCATTCGTCGACGCCTCGCCACAAAATATCATACTGGCTCTACGGACGCCTTCGACCTGCTAGAAGCAATTGGCCGTGATTGTGTAGGTGCTGTACAGCTCCTTGAGGAGGACGATGTGCCGCAGAATGTCCAGTGCATCGACGGAACGCCGCAGGCAGAAGCTGACATCGAAACGCTACTTAACCACGCCATTACGTCGACCGGACCTGCCAATTTTTCGGAAGAAGAAGATTTCCGAATCTCGATAGCTGGTGCACAAGAGAAAACCGCCCTGCTCTTCCATGAAGGCCAGTGGCTACTCCCGCATGGAGCCACTCCGACCACGCACATTCTCAAACTGCCTATTGGCTTGGTGGGTGGCCGCAATGCGGACTTCACGACTTCGGTCGAGAACGAATGGCTCTGCATGCAGCTCTTCAAAGAACTCGGCCTTCCCACCGCCGACTGTGAGATACAGACCTTCGGCAAGCATACAGTGCTTGTCGTCAGTCGATTCGACCGGCAGATGCACTCCAGTGGTAAGTGGATTATGCGGTTACCGCAGGAAGACTTCTGCCAAGCATTTGGTGTGCCGTCACACCTCAAATACGAAAACGTTGGCGGGCCAAGCATGATCGATATCGCCTCTACGCTGCGACAGTCAGAGACGGCTGAAGAAGATCTGAGGACATTTTTTACTGCACAGGTCCTTTTCTGGATGTTTGCGGCTACCGATGGGCATGCAAAAAACTTCAGTATTCACCTGTTGCCTGGCGGCCGCTACAAACTGACGCCGCTTTACGACATCATGACGGTTTGGCCCATCATCGGCGATGGACCGAACCAAGTTCCGTACCAGAAGGCGAGACTTGCAATGGCCGTTGCGAGCAAGAATCGGCACTACCACTTAAACGACATCAAGCGTCGGCACTTCAACGCCATGGCACCCAAGTGCTTCTATGGCCAATCTGCGGAGCCCCTTCTCAGGGAGCTGTTGGCACAAGTTCCGACGGCAGTTGCTAACGTGGCAGATCGACTTCCGCCAAACTTCCCTGCAGCTGTTGCGGACCGCCTCTTCGAAGGAATTCGAGGGTCCTTGGAAACTTTGGAGAAAGAAGCCGCCTGA
- a CDS encoding tyrosine-type recombinase/integrase — protein sequence MRTLVTARGLARDAANFLNFRRAMGVQYHRGEFVLNGFVLFIAEQWGEQTVALDEAIRRWSSRVAGRKAVTVSQEFGVVRQLCLYRRRTDPRGYVPEHALAPVKESPFLPYIFSHEEVLRLLHAASSHRGRWIWGPMFRALMLVLYCTGLRLGEAVHLNMEDVDLRRNTFLVSHSKGRSRIVAFRPDLARELHQYLEARRQLLRNRRVKEPQALFIRLDGTPLTVKSASEAIRRLLRQLAIKPPAGRIGPRPYEFRHAFAVHRLTAWASTGVDVHAKLPLLSAYLGHQDVLGTEVYLKATPQLLDLASRQLQNHLRHAHSPE from the coding sequence ATGAGAACGCTTGTGACAGCGAGAGGGCTGGCCCGTGATGCAGCGAACTTTCTGAACTTCCGGCGTGCCATGGGCGTGCAATATCACCGCGGCGAGTTTGTGCTCAACGGCTTCGTGCTGTTCATTGCCGAACAATGGGGCGAGCAGACCGTGGCACTTGATGAGGCTATCCGGAGATGGTCGTCGCGCGTCGCCGGACGCAAGGCCGTCACGGTGAGCCAGGAATTCGGGGTGGTCCGCCAGTTGTGCCTTTACAGGCGCCGCACCGATCCGCGCGGATATGTTCCCGAACATGCGCTCGCGCCAGTCAAGGAATCGCCGTTTCTCCCGTACATCTTCTCGCATGAAGAAGTGCTTCGGCTCCTGCATGCGGCGAGCAGCCATCGCGGTCGCTGGATTTGGGGGCCAATGTTTCGCGCATTGATGCTGGTGCTTTACTGCACTGGCCTGCGACTGGGAGAAGCGGTCCACCTGAATATGGAGGACGTAGATCTCCGCCGCAACACGTTCCTGGTGTCGCACAGTAAAGGGCGATCCCGCATCGTGGCGTTTCGCCCGGATCTGGCCAGGGAGCTGCATCAATACCTGGAGGCACGTCGACAGCTCCTTCGGAATCGTCGCGTCAAAGAACCGCAAGCGTTGTTCATTCGTCTGGACGGCACACCACTTACGGTGAAGTCCGCATCGGAGGCAATTCGGCGGTTGCTTCGGCAATTGGCGATCAAACCACCCGCCGGCAGGATCGGACCGAGACCGTACGAGTTCCGCCACGCCTTCGCGGTGCATCGTCTCACGGCATGGGCATCTACCGGAGTGGATGTCCACGCAAAGCTACCCTTACTATCTGCCTATCTCGGTCATCAGGACGTGCTCGGTACAGAGGTCTACCTGAAGGCGACACCACAACTGCTGGATCTCGCCAGCAGACAGCTCCAGAATCATCTGCGCCATGCGCATAGTCCAGAATGA
- a CDS encoding IS110 family transposase, with translation MIASANSGCGRKPAHSQPQILGGVNFALTIFQLYWVDPETGETHSRRLSNTHLISFLSNRSPGKVVLEACGGAHWWARKIIRLGHEAILLHPKYVRPFVRTNKTDAADARAIWTAAQQPGMRPIPVKTEAQQAILGLHRIRSELVDSRTRQVNQIRGLLGEYGLHFVLGRKAAMAQFVTRLSEIEQTIPAPLWRLLSRQLQRLRQLDAEILAAEQEIAAWLKTEPAAQCVDAIPGIGPITATALVATMGSPQAYRSGRAFAASLGLVPTQSGTGGKVHLGHISKRGDPYLRKLLIHGARIVLTRSKRRPCWVEALLVRRPTNVAIVALANKMARTAWALLAHRRVYEPGYVSARPV, from the coding sequence ATGATTGCGTCCGCAAATAGTGGTTGCGGACGCAAGCCTGCCCACTCTCAGCCGCAAATACTAGGTGGGGTCAATTTCGCGCTTACGATCTTCCAACTCTACTGGGTCGACCCAGAGACGGGCGAGACGCACAGCCGGCGCCTCAGCAACACCCACCTGATTTCCTTTCTGAGTAATCGCAGCCCCGGCAAGGTCGTACTGGAGGCGTGTGGCGGCGCGCACTGGTGGGCAAGAAAGATTATCCGCCTGGGCCATGAAGCCATCCTGCTTCACCCAAAGTACGTGCGACCGTTCGTGCGGACCAACAAGACCGATGCGGCCGACGCGCGCGCGATCTGGACAGCCGCGCAGCAACCTGGGATGCGACCGATACCGGTAAAGACTGAGGCACAGCAAGCCATACTTGGATTGCACCGAATTCGCTCGGAACTAGTCGACAGCCGCACGCGGCAAGTGAATCAGATTCGCGGCTTGCTGGGCGAATACGGCCTGCACTTCGTGCTTGGTCGCAAGGCCGCCATGGCGCAGTTTGTCACCCGACTGAGCGAGATCGAGCAAACCATCCCGGCTCCCTTGTGGAGACTGTTGTCGCGCCAGTTACAGCGACTCAGGCAGTTGGACGCTGAAATCCTCGCGGCCGAGCAAGAGATCGCTGCATGGCTAAAAACCGAGCCTGCCGCCCAATGTGTGGATGCGATTCCGGGAATTGGCCCTATCACCGCCACGGCTCTGGTTGCCACCATGGGATCTCCCCAGGCTTACCGCTCAGGCAGAGCCTTCGCAGCCAGCCTGGGCCTGGTACCAACCCAGAGTGGCACCGGCGGCAAGGTTCACCTCGGCCATATCAGCAAACGTGGAGATCCCTATTTGCGCAAACTGCTGATCCATGGCGCACGCATCGTACTGACCCGCTCGAAGCGGCGCCCGTGCTGGGTTGAGGCCCTGCTGGTCAGGCGCCCGACCAATGTTGCCATCGTCGCGCTAGCCAACAAGATGGCGCGCACCGCCTGGGCATTGCTTGCCCATCGCCGCGTCTATGAACCCGGCTATGTCAGCGCACGGCCTGTGTAG
- the tnpA gene encoding IS66-like element accessory protein TnpA — translation MMEAEFDVLPLRVIRVRSNGKRDFDRTDKRRLVEACLRPGVSVSGMALKLGINTNQLRKWIRLHQVANEATAATGSTLPAFVPVVEVNDVMRVTESPVVRGRPPAEAPARTQPPQRLSLTPALLKARLPNGVTVELECGGQDVALVKAMIEALGAR, via the coding sequence ATGATGGAAGCCGAGTTTGACGTTCTGCCGCTGAGGGTGATCCGTGTTCGCTCCAACGGGAAGCGAGACTTTGACCGGACGGACAAGCGCCGACTAGTCGAGGCATGTCTGCGGCCTGGGGTATCGGTATCCGGGATGGCCCTCAAGCTCGGTATCAATACGAACCAGTTGCGCAAGTGGATTCGGCTGCACCAGGTGGCAAATGAAGCCACCGCGGCCACAGGGTCTACGTTGCCGGCGTTCGTGCCGGTCGTCGAGGTGAACGACGTGATGCGCGTCACGGAATCGCCGGTGGTGCGGGGACGTCCGCCGGCCGAGGCGCCAGCTCGCACGCAGCCACCGCAGCGCTTATCTCTGACACCAGCGTTACTGAAGGCGCGGCTACCCAACGGCGTGACGGTCGAACTTGAATGCGGCGGGCAGGACGTTGCGCTGGTGAAGGCGATGATCGAAGCGTTGGGAGCGCGTTGA
- a CDS encoding site-specific integrase: MKNAPSAALFIRVESFFADYLQRARGASIHTVRAYRDALKLFFEFVATNKGCSVSAIDLGDMNAATVSRFLLHLETDRSNSVATRNCRRTAIRSFFKHLLRTDIVHSHQYAGALAIPAKKARHQPATYLEADEVRAILATPNTKTIRGHRDYALLLFLYNTGARVSEAAGLCWNDLQLASPRQVRLHGKGRKDRLLPLWRETADALRRLGTINHPGTQPHVFLNRHGEALSRDGIAYILRRHVQAAARELPALAHKRVTPHVLRHSCAVGLLQSGNALPVIRDYLGHASIATTGRYIETNLQMKRDALEMFWQHAGIEPAHARSWKPKPDLLAFLSSL; this comes from the coding sequence ATGAAGAATGCACCATCCGCGGCCTTGTTCATTCGGGTCGAGTCGTTCTTTGCCGATTACCTGCAACGCGCGCGCGGTGCTAGCATCCATACGGTGCGCGCCTATCGCGATGCCCTGAAGCTTTTCTTTGAGTTCGTCGCGACGAACAAGGGGTGCAGCGTTTCGGCTATTGATCTTGGTGACATGAATGCTGCAACGGTTTCCCGATTCCTCCTTCATCTCGAGACGGACCGGTCAAACTCGGTGGCAACGCGCAACTGTCGACGTACCGCTATTCGAAGCTTCTTCAAACACCTGCTGCGCACAGACATCGTTCACTCGCATCAGTATGCCGGAGCGCTCGCAATTCCGGCAAAGAAGGCACGACATCAGCCGGCGACCTATTTGGAAGCTGATGAAGTCCGTGCGATTCTTGCAACGCCCAACACAAAGACCATTCGTGGGCATCGCGACTACGCATTACTGCTGTTTCTCTACAATACCGGCGCGCGTGTCAGTGAAGCGGCGGGTCTTTGCTGGAACGACCTGCAACTAGCCTCTCCACGGCAGGTCCGGCTCCACGGTAAAGGTCGCAAGGATCGACTCCTGCCGTTGTGGCGCGAGACTGCCGATGCGCTTCGCCGGCTAGGAACGATCAACCATCCGGGCACACAGCCTCATGTTTTTCTCAATCGCCATGGAGAAGCGCTAAGTCGTGATGGGATTGCCTACATTCTGCGCCGGCACGTGCAAGCCGCGGCTCGGGAACTGCCTGCGCTCGCTCATAAGCGGGTCACGCCACATGTACTGAGGCACAGTTGTGCTGTCGGATTGCTGCAATCGGGTAACGCCTTGCCGGTGATTCGCGACTATCTTGGTCATGCGAGCATTGCGACAACCGGACGCTACATCGAGACAAACCTTCAGATGAAGCGCGATGCCCTGGAAATGTTCTGGCAGCATGCTGGGATCGAGCCTGCTCATGCGAGATCATGGAAACCGAAACCCGACCTTCTCGCGTTTCTGAGTTCGCTGTAA
- a CDS encoding type II toxin-antitoxin system VapB family antitoxin — translation MRTTIALDDDLIAKAQAYTGLEEKTALVREALKALIQREAAKRLANLGGSQPGIKGAPRRRQDIE, via the coding sequence ATGCGTACGACTATTGCGCTTGATGACGACTTGATCGCCAAGGCTCAAGCCTATACGGGCCTGGAGGAGAAAACGGCACTCGTGCGCGAAGCACTAAAGGCCTTGATCCAGCGTGAAGCCGCGAAACGACTCGCGAATCTTGGCGGTAGCCAACCGGGCATCAAGGGGGCACCGCGTCGCCGGCAGGACATCGAATGA
- a CDS encoding type II toxin-antitoxin system VapC family toxin, with protein sequence MILVDTSVWIDHINASDPMLISLLAEERVLAHPYVIGEISLGSLRDRDVVLGALLDLPRAPVATPEETFYLIEREGLFNRGIGYIDTSLLASARLQPGITIWTHDKRLKKVADELNLGAVLAH encoded by the coding sequence ATGATTCTGGTCGACACGTCGGTCTGGATTGACCACATCAACGCTTCTGATCCTATGCTGATTAGCCTGCTTGCCGAGGAGCGTGTGCTGGCTCATCCCTATGTGATAGGCGAGATTTCGCTCGGTAGTCTGCGTGACCGTGACGTCGTGCTTGGCGCGTTGCTCGATCTGCCACGCGCGCCAGTTGCGACGCCGGAGGAGACGTTTTATTTGATCGAGCGCGAAGGGTTGTTCAATCGTGGAATAGGATATATCGACACGTCACTCCTGGCGTCCGCGCGCCTACAACCAGGCATCACCATCTGGACGCACGACAAGCGATTGAAGAAGGTTGCCGATGAACTTAATCTCGGCGCGGTGCTTGCGCACTAG
- the wecB gene encoding non-hydrolyzing UDP-N-acetylglucosamine 2-epimerase, producing MPKNILAVFGTRPEAIKMAPLIHSLQASDGFTLRVCVTGQHRHMLDQVLRLFGIVPDFDLNVLSQGQTLADITTRVLSGVHEVLDRFLPDAMLVHGDTTTTLAATLAAFYRNVAVGHVEAGLRTGNLSAPWPEEMNRRVTDVMAAWHFAPTQQAQETLLREGVDPSRISLTGNTGIDALLQVKRRLDTDVEMQRELAGRYPFLDPSRRLILVTGHRRENFGAPFKRLFTALRTLADRNPDIQIVYPVHLNPQVREPVQALLTGHQNIHLIEPQDYLPFVFLMSRACLIVTDSGGIQEEAPALGKPVLVTRETTERPEAVAAGTARLVGTDPARLIAAAEQLLNDPDEYACMSRAHNPFGDGRASERIVLALQGKRQQADLRCGETINLSGVVSS from the coding sequence ATGCCAAAGAACATCCTCGCTGTATTCGGGACCCGGCCCGAAGCTATCAAGATGGCGCCGCTTATTCATTCCCTCCAAGCATCCGACGGATTCACGTTGCGTGTATGCGTGACTGGTCAGCACCGCCATATGCTGGACCAGGTGCTTCGGCTGTTTGGGATCGTCCCGGACTTCGACCTTAACGTGCTCAGCCAAGGTCAGACTCTGGCCGACATCACCACACGAGTACTCAGCGGCGTGCATGAGGTGCTGGACCGGTTTCTGCCGGATGCCATGCTGGTGCATGGGGATACGACTACCACGCTTGCTGCCACGCTCGCCGCGTTTTATCGAAACGTGGCAGTCGGGCACGTTGAAGCGGGCTTGCGCACCGGAAACCTCAGCGCACCATGGCCCGAGGAGATGAACCGCCGTGTCACCGACGTGATGGCAGCGTGGCACTTCGCGCCGACGCAGCAAGCGCAGGAAACCCTGCTACGCGAAGGCGTCGACCCGAGCCGCATCAGCCTAACCGGCAATACCGGGATCGATGCGCTGCTGCAGGTCAAACGCCGGTTGGACACGGATGTCGAGATGCAGCGCGAACTCGCCGGCCGGTACCCTTTCCTTGATCCTTCCAGGCGCCTGATTCTGGTGACCGGGCATCGCCGAGAGAACTTTGGGGCGCCCTTCAAGCGGCTGTTCACTGCGTTGCGCACGCTGGCGGACCGCAACCCCGACATCCAAATCGTCTATCCGGTGCACCTTAATCCGCAGGTGCGCGAGCCTGTGCAGGCGCTGCTAACAGGCCATCAAAACATCCATCTGATAGAGCCTCAGGACTACCTTCCCTTTGTCTTCCTGATGTCCCGTGCCTGCCTGATCGTCACTGACTCAGGCGGAATCCAAGAAGAAGCGCCGGCGTTGGGAAAGCCAGTGCTGGTGACACGGGAAACCACAGAACGGCCGGAGGCCGTCGCGGCTGGTACTGCCCGACTTGTCGGTACCGACCCGGCGCGCCTCATCGCCGCAGCGGAGCAACTGCTGAACGATCCCGATGAGTACGCCTGCATGTCGCGGGCGCACAACCCGTTTGGTGACGGGCGAGCGAGCGAACGCATTGTGTTAGCGCTACAAGGCAAGCGCCAGCAGGCGGATCTGCGATGCGGCGAAACGATAAACCTTAGCGGGGTTGTGAGTTCATAG
- a CDS encoding helix-turn-helix domain-containing protein, which produces MKLVVSSPSQLGNLLRTARRAKKLTQGQAAPRLGLSQSRLSAMELDPKAITAEQLLALVSLYGLELVIQSKPSTTHAAESSESEW; this is translated from the coding sequence ATGAAACTCGTGGTGTCCTCTCCTTCGCAACTCGGCAACCTTTTGCGCACCGCGCGCCGCGCCAAGAAGCTTACGCAAGGTCAGGCCGCGCCCCGACTCGGGCTCAGCCAGAGCCGGTTGTCCGCGATGGAGCTTGATCCTAAGGCTATTACGGCAGAGCAACTGCTTGCCTTGGTCAGCCTTTACGGGCTCGAACTAGTCATCCAATCGAAACCTTCAACAACACATGCCGCGGAATCTTCGGAATCTGAGTGGTAA
- a CDS encoding H-NS histone family protein, whose translation MATYQQLLEQKEALEARIAEARSTEVAGVIEQIRELMIRYNLSPEDVAPRRRRGRPAGAASAGTEKTPLPPKYMDPKTGKTWSGRGRTPAWLGKRPERFLIEQVE comes from the coding sequence ATGGCAACGTATCAGCAACTACTGGAGCAAAAGGAAGCTTTGGAAGCGCGGATCGCAGAGGCGCGTTCGACTGAGGTCGCTGGTGTTATCGAACAGATCCGCGAATTGATGATTCGGTATAATCTCTCGCCCGAAGATGTGGCGCCTCGGCGTCGTCGCGGCCGGCCTGCCGGTGCAGCATCCGCTGGCACGGAGAAAACTCCGCTGCCGCCAAAGTACATGGATCCCAAGACCGGAAAAACCTGGTCGGGTCGCGGCCGGACGCCGGCGTGGCTGGGCAAGCGGCCCGAGCGTTTCCTTATCGAGCAGGTTGAATGA